Proteins encoded by one window of Arabidopsis thaliana chromosome 2, partial sequence:
- a CDS encoding RING/U-box superfamily protein (RING/U-box superfamily protein; FUNCTIONS IN: molecular_function unknown; INVOLVED IN: biological_process unknown; LOCATED IN: cellular_component unknown; EXPRESSED IN: 13 plant structures; EXPRESSED DURING: 6 growth stages; BEST Arabidopsis thaliana protein match is: RING/U-box superfamily protein (TAIR:AT5G05230.1); Has 35333 Blast hits to 34131 proteins in 2444 species: Archae - 798; Bacteria - 22429; Metazoa - 974; Fungi - 991; Plants - 531; Viruses - 0; Other Eukaryotes - 9610 (source: NCBI BLink).) encodes MSHLRRRRFKLSLCALPVSIDRLLNFPAEKQMSVNDSIDPRFVFHVEDESLRFRVGDSGTKIRELETVGDRHFRTQQGFCGNRIEKDETMYSDGDDEEYDVSIRRRTALIQPGIDSGNNYDSAAAEETNRESKNPVGWELVVREDGEGNSTIDRHEMEFKVRITKPDGNVSNSHRNTQQKRDFASVEKERVTTTSVSSWESLKAILSDPVTGALMNDATILPCGHSFGAGGLKEVKKMKACFTCSQPTLEGSEKPNLCEFHGITSFRERLLFFFLIKFIGLFSSQNCSSCFPPRRRFRSYSHAEKKERKVGSEEKFLYPKHH; translated from the exons ATGTCCCACTTAcgacgacgtcgttttaaaCTCTCTCTCTGTGCTCTTCCAGTCTCTATCGATCGCCTTCTGAATTTTCCGGCGGAAAAGCAAATGTCCGTTAACGACAGTATCGATCCTCGGTTCGTATTCCACGTTGAAGATGAATCTTTGCGTTTCCGTGTGGGAGATTCAGGTACTAAGATCCGGGAGCTCGAAACCGTCGGCGATCGCCATTTCAGAACCCAGCAAGGTTTCTGCGGAAATAGAattgagaaagatgaaacCATGTATTCcgatggagatgatgaagagtaCGACGTTTCTATCCGAAGACGAACTGCTCTGATTCAGCCTGGTATTGATTCCGGTAACAATTATGATTCTGCTGCAGCTGAAGAAACCAACAGAGAAAGTAAAAATCCAG TTGGTTGGGAACTGGTTGTGAGAGAAGATGGGGAAGGTAATTCAACGATTGATCGACATGAAATGGAGTTTAAGGTGAGGATCACTAAACCAGATGGTAACGTATCTAATTCCCACCGTAACACGCAACAAAAGCGAGATTTTGCTTCtgtggagaaggagagagtcACTACTACTAGTGTCAGCTCTTGGGAGTCTCTCAAGGCCATCCTCTCTGATCCTGTCAC CGGAGCCTTGATGAATGATGCTACCATACTGCCTTGTGGACATTCTTTTGGCGCCGGGGGAttaaaagaagttaaaaaaatg aaAGCATGTTTCACATGTTCCCAACCTACTTTAGAAGGATCAGAAAAGCCAAATCTCTGTGAGTTTCACGGCATTACTAGTTTCAGAGAAagacttctattcttcttcctGATCAAGTTTATTGGCTTGTTCAGCTCTCAGAATTGTAGTTCATGCTTTCcgccaagaagaagattcagatCATATTCACACGctgaaaagaaggaaagaaaggTCGGATCAG AAGAGAAGTTTCTGTATCCCAAACATCACTGA
- a CDS encoding RING/U-box superfamily protein: MSHLRRRRFKLSLCALPVSIDRLLNFPAEKQMSVNDSIDPRFVFHVEDESLRFRVGDSGTKIRELETVGDRHFRTQQGFCGNRIEKDETMYSDGDDEEYDVSIRRRTALIQPGIDSGNNYDSAAAEETNRESKNPVGWELVVREDGEGNSTIDRHEMEFKVRITKPDGNVSNSHRNTQQKRDFASVEKERVTTTSVSSWESLKAILSDPVTGALMNDATILPCGHSFGAGGLKEVKKMKACFTCSQPTLEGSEKPNLSLRIVVHAFRQEEDSDHIHTLKRRKERSDQVCFSNTQ, encoded by the exons ATGTCCCACTTAcgacgacgtcgttttaaaCTCTCTCTCTGTGCTCTTCCAGTCTCTATCGATCGCCTTCTGAATTTTCCGGCGGAAAAGCAAATGTCCGTTAACGACAGTATCGATCCTCGGTTCGTATTCCACGTTGAAGATGAATCTTTGCGTTTCCGTGTGGGAGATTCAGGTACTAAGATCCGGGAGCTCGAAACCGTCGGCGATCGCCATTTCAGAACCCAGCAAGGTTTCTGCGGAAATAGAattgagaaagatgaaacCATGTATTCcgatggagatgatgaagagtaCGACGTTTCTATCCGAAGACGAACTGCTCTGATTCAGCCTGGTATTGATTCCGGTAACAATTATGATTCTGCTGCAGCTGAAGAAACCAACAGAGAAAGTAAAAATCCAG TTGGTTGGGAACTGGTTGTGAGAGAAGATGGGGAAGGTAATTCAACGATTGATCGACATGAAATGGAGTTTAAGGTGAGGATCACTAAACCAGATGGTAACGTATCTAATTCCCACCGTAACACGCAACAAAAGCGAGATTTTGCTTCtgtggagaaggagagagtcACTACTACTAGTGTCAGCTCTTGGGAGTCTCTCAAGGCCATCCTCTCTGATCCTGTCAC CGGAGCCTTGATGAATGATGCTACCATACTGCCTTGTGGACATTCTTTTGGCGCCGGGGGAttaaaagaagttaaaaaaatg aaAGCATGTTTCACATGTTCCCAACCTACTTTAGAAGGATCAGAAAAGCCAAATCTCT CTCTCAGAATTGTAGTTCATGCTTTCcgccaagaagaagattcagatCATATTCACACGctgaaaagaaggaaagaaaggTCGGATCAGGTTTGTTTTTCCAATACACAGTAA
- a CDS encoding RING/U-box superfamily protein (RING/U-box superfamily protein; FUNCTIONS IN: molecular_function unknown; INVOLVED IN: biological_process unknown; LOCATED IN: cellular_component unknown; EXPRESSED IN: 13 plant structures; EXPRESSED DURING: 6 growth stages; BEST Arabidopsis thaliana protein match is: RING/U-box superfamily protein (TAIR:AT5G05230.1); Has 69 Blast hits to 69 proteins in 12 species: Archae - 0; Bacteria - 0; Metazoa - 0; Fungi - 0; Plants - 68; Viruses - 0; Other Eukaryotes - 1 (source: NCBI BLink).): MSHLRRRRFKLSLCALPVSIDRLLNFPAEKQMSVNDSIDPRFVFHVEDESLRFRVGDSGTKIRELETVGDRHFRTQQGFCGNRIEKDETMYSDGDDEEYDVSIRRRTALIQPGIDSGNNYDSAAAEETNRESKNPVGWELVVREDGEGNSTIDRHEMEFKVRITKPDGNVSNSHRNTQQKRDFASVEKERVTTTSVSSWESLKAILSDPVTGALMNDATILPCGHSFGAGGLKEVKKMKACFTCSQPTLEGSEKPNLSLRIVVHAFRQEEDSDHIHTLKRRKERSDQKRSFCIPNITETPKSSRGIQFPFSIGDHIIIEGNKRTPPRFVGRIAVIMTQCLNGWYVVKTVDNSESIKLQHCSLAKISDNSSTKVTVAEMPPSWL; this comes from the exons ATGTCCCACTTAcgacgacgtcgttttaaaCTCTCTCTCTGTGCTCTTCCAGTCTCTATCGATCGCCTTCTGAATTTTCCGGCGGAAAAGCAAATGTCCGTTAACGACAGTATCGATCCTCGGTTCGTATTCCACGTTGAAGATGAATCTTTGCGTTTCCGTGTGGGAGATTCAGGTACTAAGATCCGGGAGCTCGAAACCGTCGGCGATCGCCATTTCAGAACCCAGCAAGGTTTCTGCGGAAATAGAattgagaaagatgaaacCATGTATTCcgatggagatgatgaagagtaCGACGTTTCTATCCGAAGACGAACTGCTCTGATTCAGCCTGGTATTGATTCCGGTAACAATTATGATTCTGCTGCAGCTGAAGAAACCAACAGAGAAAGTAAAAATCCAG TTGGTTGGGAACTGGTTGTGAGAGAAGATGGGGAAGGTAATTCAACGATTGATCGACATGAAATGGAGTTTAAGGTGAGGATCACTAAACCAGATGGTAACGTATCTAATTCCCACCGTAACACGCAACAAAAGCGAGATTTTGCTTCtgtggagaaggagagagtcACTACTACTAGTGTCAGCTCTTGGGAGTCTCTCAAGGCCATCCTCTCTGATCCTGTCAC CGGAGCCTTGATGAATGATGCTACCATACTGCCTTGTGGACATTCTTTTGGCGCCGGGGGAttaaaagaagttaaaaaaatg aaAGCATGTTTCACATGTTCCCAACCTACTTTAGAAGGATCAGAAAAGCCAAATCTCT CTCTCAGAATTGTAGTTCATGCTTTCcgccaagaagaagattcagatCATATTCACACGctgaaaagaaggaaagaaaggTCGGATCAG AAGAGAAGTTTCTGTATCCCAAACATCACTGAAACTCCTAAGAGTAGCCGAGGCATACAGTTTCCTTTCTCCATTGGAGATCATATTATCATAGAG GGAAACAAAAGGACGCCTCCAAGGTTTGTCGGACGCATAGCTGTTATAATGACACAATGCTTAAATGGATG GTACGTTGTGAAGACAGTGGACAATTCAGAGTCTATCAAGTTACAACATTGCTCACTTGCCAAGATTTCAGACAATTCATCTACGAAGGTAACAGTAGCTGAAATGCCACCGTCTTGGCTCTAA
- a CDS encoding Uncharacterized conserved protein (UCP030365): MEEQRGISSGVVSEPASNSVISGEKRNGNGLDEKDELGSKRVKVPDLASDAKTSSLQSHGNSNSVQQPNLSSEKLSKVSKVLVAPDAEGIRRVVRENDVLSKDIKPSSTVETRTYLPKAKSISTDDNRRVVNSGKQALLENHTVKTDDSKCRVVKNISLLKPRETTESVVSQRGAAEPSVSVPVGDKVSPFQMCSSADGSLGESDSMRRWREMKRNGFLSGPLGGVAAPTSTVVTTPVEVPAPKQQKNKRRGGESLKKKNDVPKKEQQLVDRFANVTAPSGLLTELNPGIINHVRTKKQVCSIIEALIRSSNDDATTRERHGDFNVRDAIREDRALAFKLPSTGVSDNAISITNPEQATSLAVEGQCLLSCFRLPLVNCFLDLLSMCLK; the protein is encoded by the exons ATGGAGGAACAGAGAGGAATTTCCTCTGGTGTTGTGTCGGAACCTGCATCGAATTCTGTG ATTTCTGGCGAGAAGCGTAACGGAAATGGATTAGATGAGAAAGATGAATTAGGGTCTAAACGTGTGAAAGTCCCAGATCTGGCTTCTG ATGCGAAAACCAGTAGTTTGCAATCTCATGGAAACAGTAATAGTGTTCAGCAACCAAATCTTAGTAGTGAGAAGTTGTCGAAAGTATCTAAAGTGCTTGTGGCTCCTGATGCTGAAGGTATAAGAAGAGTAGTTAGAGAAAATGATGTTTTGTCTAAAGATATAAAACCTTCCTCAACTGTTGAGACGAGAACATACTTGCCTAAGGCCAAGTCAATTTCTACAGATGATAATAGACGCGTTGTTAATTCTGGAAAACAGGCTTTGCTTGAGAATCATACTGTAAAAACAGATGATAGTAAGTGTCGTGTTGTTAAGAATATTAGCCTCTTGAAACCGAGGGAGACTACTGAATCTGTTGTAAGTCAACGTGGAGCAGCAGAGCCTTCGGTTTCAGTTCCTGTTGGCGATAAAGTAAGTCCTTTTCAGATGTGTAGTAGTGCAGATGGCTCATTAGGTGAGTCAGATTCGATGCGGCGATGGAGGGAAATGAAGCGGAATGGTTTTCTATCAGGCCCTTTGGGTGGAGTTGCAGCACCAACTTCTACAGTAGTGACTACGCCTGTTGAAGTACCTGCGCCAAAGCAACAGAAGAATAAGCGGAGAGGTGGTGAGTCtctcaagaagaaaaacgatGTCCCTAAGAAGGAACAACAGCTGGTAGATAGGTTCGCCAATGTTACTGCTCCAAGTGGATTGCTGACGGAATTGAACCCGGGAATCATTAACCATGTCAGGACTAAGAAACAGGTCTGCTCAATTATTGAAGCTTTGATTCGAAGTAGTAATGATGATGCTACCACGAGGGAAAGACATGGCGATTTCAATGTAAGAG ACGCAATCAGAGAAGATAGAGCATTAGCCTTTAAGTTACCATCCACCGGGGTGTCTGATAATGCCATTTCCATTACAAATCCTGAACAAGCCACATCTCTTGCTGTTGAAGGTCAGTGCCTTTTATCTTGTTTCAGATTACCTTTAGTTAACTGTTTCTTGGATCTTCTGAGTATGTGTCTGAAGTAA
- a CDS encoding Uncharacterized conserved protein (UCP030365), which yields MEEQRGISSGVVSEPASNSVISGEKRNGNGLDEKDELGSKRVKVPDLASDAKTSSLQSHGNSNSVQQPNLSSEKLSKVSKVLVAPDAEGIRRVVRENDVLSKDIKPSSTVETRTYLPKAKSISTDDNRRVVNSGKQALLENHTVKTDDSKCRVVKNISLLKPRETTESVVSQRGAAEPSVSVPVGDKVSPFQMCSSADGSLGESDSMRRWREMKRNGFLSGPLGGVAAPTSTVVTTPVEVPAPKQQKNKRRGGESLKKKNDVPKKEQQLVDRFANVTAPSGLLTELNPGIINHVRTKKQVCSIIEALIRSSNDDATTRERHGDFNVRDAIREDRALAFKLPSTGVSDNAISITNPEQATSLAVEAATVASQWLEFLQQDLSGRLSAVQDSRNRVQNILTTELPLLASSRESSSNQANSLEMVTTNTSGDASSDKAATETHQKRWTAKFDQINKALYDEQRDLERSLNQVKEMQSRCNHGLRQMEEYSPFSSQSSDSRYRRSSP from the exons ATGGAGGAACAGAGAGGAATTTCCTCTGGTGTTGTGTCGGAACCTGCATCGAATTCTGTG ATTTCTGGCGAGAAGCGTAACGGAAATGGATTAGATGAGAAAGATGAATTAGGGTCTAAACGTGTGAAAGTCCCAGATCTGGCTTCTG ATGCGAAAACCAGTAGTTTGCAATCTCATGGAAACAGTAATAGTGTTCAGCAACCAAATCTTAGTAGTGAGAAGTTGTCGAAAGTATCTAAAGTGCTTGTGGCTCCTGATGCTGAAGGTATAAGAAGAGTAGTTAGAGAAAATGATGTTTTGTCTAAAGATATAAAACCTTCCTCAACTGTTGAGACGAGAACATACTTGCCTAAGGCCAAGTCAATTTCTACAGATGATAATAGACGCGTTGTTAATTCTGGAAAACAGGCTTTGCTTGAGAATCATACTGTAAAAACAGATGATAGTAAGTGTCGTGTTGTTAAGAATATTAGCCTCTTGAAACCGAGGGAGACTACTGAATCTGTTGTAAGTCAACGTGGAGCAGCAGAGCCTTCGGTTTCAGTTCCTGTTGGCGATAAAGTAAGTCCTTTTCAGATGTGTAGTAGTGCAGATGGCTCATTAGGTGAGTCAGATTCGATGCGGCGATGGAGGGAAATGAAGCGGAATGGTTTTCTATCAGGCCCTTTGGGTGGAGTTGCAGCACCAACTTCTACAGTAGTGACTACGCCTGTTGAAGTACCTGCGCCAAAGCAACAGAAGAATAAGCGGAGAGGTGGTGAGTCtctcaagaagaaaaacgatGTCCCTAAGAAGGAACAACAGCTGGTAGATAGGTTCGCCAATGTTACTGCTCCAAGTGGATTGCTGACGGAATTGAACCCGGGAATCATTAACCATGTCAGGACTAAGAAACAGGTCTGCTCAATTATTGAAGCTTTGATTCGAAGTAGTAATGATGATGCTACCACGAGGGAAAGACATGGCGATTTCAATGTAAGAG ACGCAATCAGAGAAGATAGAGCATTAGCCTTTAAGTTACCATCCACCGGGGTGTCTGATAATGCCATTTCCATTACAAATCCTGAACAAGCCACATCTCTTGCTGTTGAAG CTGCTACCGTAGCTTCCCAATGGTTGGAGTTTCTTCAACAAGACCTCAGCGGACGACTTTCAG CTGTGCAGGATAGTAGGAATAgagttcaaaatattttgactaCTGAGTTACCGCTTCTCGCTTCATCAAGGGAATCTTCTTCTAACCAAGCAAATTCTCTTGAGATGGTGACTACGAATACCTCTGGTGATGCTTCGTCCGATAAAGCAGCAACCGAGACACATCAGAAGAGGTGGACTGCAAAATTTGATCAGATAAATAAAGCTCTGTATGATGAACAGAGAGATTTG GAACGTTCGCTAAACCAAGTGAAGGAAATGCAGTCACGATGTAACCATGGTCTACGACAAATGGAAGAGTACTCGCCTTTTAGTTCCCAATCATCCGATTCAAGGTATAGACGAAGCAGTCCATAG
- a CDS encoding RING/U-box superfamily protein, translating into MSHLRRRRFKLSLCALPVSIDRLLNFPAEKQMSVNDSIDPRFVFHVEDESLRFRVGDSGTKIRELETVGDRHFRTQQGFCGNRIEKDETMYSDGDDEEYDVSIRRRTALIQPGIDSGNNYDSAAAEETNRESKNPVGWELVVREDGEGNSTIDRHEMEFKVRITKPDGNVSNSHRNTQQKRDFASVEKERVTTTSVSSWESLKAILSDPVTGALMNDATILPCGHSFGAGGLKEVKKMKACFTCSQPTLEGSEKPNLCEFHGITSFRERLLFFFLIKFIGLFSSQNCSSCFPPRRRFRSYSHAEKKERKVGSGLFFQYTVIM; encoded by the exons ATGTCCCACTTAcgacgacgtcgttttaaaCTCTCTCTCTGTGCTCTTCCAGTCTCTATCGATCGCCTTCTGAATTTTCCGGCGGAAAAGCAAATGTCCGTTAACGACAGTATCGATCCTCGGTTCGTATTCCACGTTGAAGATGAATCTTTGCGTTTCCGTGTGGGAGATTCAGGTACTAAGATCCGGGAGCTCGAAACCGTCGGCGATCGCCATTTCAGAACCCAGCAAGGTTTCTGCGGAAATAGAattgagaaagatgaaacCATGTATTCcgatggagatgatgaagagtaCGACGTTTCTATCCGAAGACGAACTGCTCTGATTCAGCCTGGTATTGATTCCGGTAACAATTATGATTCTGCTGCAGCTGAAGAAACCAACAGAGAAAGTAAAAATCCAG TTGGTTGGGAACTGGTTGTGAGAGAAGATGGGGAAGGTAATTCAACGATTGATCGACATGAAATGGAGTTTAAGGTGAGGATCACTAAACCAGATGGTAACGTATCTAATTCCCACCGTAACACGCAACAAAAGCGAGATTTTGCTTCtgtggagaaggagagagtcACTACTACTAGTGTCAGCTCTTGGGAGTCTCTCAAGGCCATCCTCTCTGATCCTGTCAC CGGAGCCTTGATGAATGATGCTACCATACTGCCTTGTGGACATTCTTTTGGCGCCGGGGGAttaaaagaagttaaaaaaatg aaAGCATGTTTCACATGTTCCCAACCTACTTTAGAAGGATCAGAAAAGCCAAATCTCTGTGAGTTTCACGGCATTACTAGTTTCAGAGAAagacttctattcttcttcctGATCAAGTTTATTGGCTTGTTCAGCTCTCAGAATTGTAGTTCATGCTTTCcgccaagaagaagattcagatCATATTCACACGctgaaaagaaggaaagaaaggTCGGATCAGGTTTGTTTTTCCAATACACAGTAATCATGTGA
- a CDS encoding RING/U-box superfamily protein has product MSHLRRRRFKLSLCALPVSIDRLLNFPAEKQMSVNDSIDPRFVFHVEDESLRFRVGDSGTKIRELETVGDRHFRTQQGFCGNRIEKDETMYSDGDDEEYDVSIRRRTALIQPGIDSGNNYDSAAAEETNRESKNPVGWELVVREDGEGNSTIDRHEMEFKVRITKPDGNVSNSHRNTQQKRDFASVEKERVTTTSVSSWESLKAILSDPVTGALMNDATILPCGHSFGAGGLKEVKKMKACFTCSQPTLEGSEKPNLSLRIVVHAFRQEEDSDHIHTLKRRKERSDQKRSFCIPNITETPKSSRGIQFPFSIGDHIIIEV; this is encoded by the exons ATGTCCCACTTAcgacgacgtcgttttaaaCTCTCTCTCTGTGCTCTTCCAGTCTCTATCGATCGCCTTCTGAATTTTCCGGCGGAAAAGCAAATGTCCGTTAACGACAGTATCGATCCTCGGTTCGTATTCCACGTTGAAGATGAATCTTTGCGTTTCCGTGTGGGAGATTCAGGTACTAAGATCCGGGAGCTCGAAACCGTCGGCGATCGCCATTTCAGAACCCAGCAAGGTTTCTGCGGAAATAGAattgagaaagatgaaacCATGTATTCcgatggagatgatgaagagtaCGACGTTTCTATCCGAAGACGAACTGCTCTGATTCAGCCTGGTATTGATTCCGGTAACAATTATGATTCTGCTGCAGCTGAAGAAACCAACAGAGAAAGTAAAAATCCAG TTGGTTGGGAACTGGTTGTGAGAGAAGATGGGGAAGGTAATTCAACGATTGATCGACATGAAATGGAGTTTAAGGTGAGGATCACTAAACCAGATGGTAACGTATCTAATTCCCACCGTAACACGCAACAAAAGCGAGATTTTGCTTCtgtggagaaggagagagtcACTACTACTAGTGTCAGCTCTTGGGAGTCTCTCAAGGCCATCCTCTCTGATCCTGTCAC CGGAGCCTTGATGAATGATGCTACCATACTGCCTTGTGGACATTCTTTTGGCGCCGGGGGAttaaaagaagttaaaaaaatg aaAGCATGTTTCACATGTTCCCAACCTACTTTAGAAGGATCAGAAAAGCCAAATCTCT CTCTCAGAATTGTAGTTCATGCTTTCcgccaagaagaagattcagatCATATTCACACGctgaaaagaaggaaagaaaggTCGGATCAG AAGAGAAGTTTCTGTATCCCAAACATCACTGAAACTCCTAAGAGTAGCCGAGGCATACAGTTTCCTTTCTCCATTGGAGATCATATTATCATAGAGGTCTGA
- a CDS encoding RING/U-box superfamily protein (RING/U-box superfamily protein; FUNCTIONS IN: molecular_function unknown; INVOLVED IN: biological_process unknown; LOCATED IN: cellular_component unknown; EXPRESSED IN: 13 plant structures; EXPRESSED DURING: 6 growth stages; BEST Arabidopsis thaliana protein match is: RING/U-box superfamily protein (TAIR:AT5G05230.1); Has 69 Blast hits to 69 proteins in 12 species: Archae - 0; Bacteria - 0; Metazoa - 0; Fungi - 0; Plants - 68; Viruses - 0; Other Eukaryotes - 1 (source: NCBI BLink).) encodes MSHLRRRRFKLSLCALPVSIDRLLNFPAEKQMSVNDSIDPRFVFHVEDESLRFRVGDSGTKIRELETVGDRHFRTQQGFCGNRIEKDETMYSDGDDEEYDVSIRRRTALIQPGIDSGNNYDSAAAEETNRESKNPVGWELVVREDGEGNSTIDRHEMEFKVRITKPDGNVSNSHRNTQQKRDFASVEKERVTTTSVSSWESLKAILSDPVTGALMNDATILPCGHSFGAGGLKEVKKMKACFTCSQPTLEGSEKPNLSLRIVVHAFRQEEDSDHIHTLKRRKERSDQKRSFCIPNITETPKSSRGIQFPFSIGDHIIIEGNKRTPPRFVGRIAVIMTQCLNGWLSLVASFHP; translated from the exons ATGTCCCACTTAcgacgacgtcgttttaaaCTCTCTCTCTGTGCTCTTCCAGTCTCTATCGATCGCCTTCTGAATTTTCCGGCGGAAAAGCAAATGTCCGTTAACGACAGTATCGATCCTCGGTTCGTATTCCACGTTGAAGATGAATCTTTGCGTTTCCGTGTGGGAGATTCAGGTACTAAGATCCGGGAGCTCGAAACCGTCGGCGATCGCCATTTCAGAACCCAGCAAGGTTTCTGCGGAAATAGAattgagaaagatgaaacCATGTATTCcgatggagatgatgaagagtaCGACGTTTCTATCCGAAGACGAACTGCTCTGATTCAGCCTGGTATTGATTCCGGTAACAATTATGATTCTGCTGCAGCTGAAGAAACCAACAGAGAAAGTAAAAATCCAG TTGGTTGGGAACTGGTTGTGAGAGAAGATGGGGAAGGTAATTCAACGATTGATCGACATGAAATGGAGTTTAAGGTGAGGATCACTAAACCAGATGGTAACGTATCTAATTCCCACCGTAACACGCAACAAAAGCGAGATTTTGCTTCtgtggagaaggagagagtcACTACTACTAGTGTCAGCTCTTGGGAGTCTCTCAAGGCCATCCTCTCTGATCCTGTCAC CGGAGCCTTGATGAATGATGCTACCATACTGCCTTGTGGACATTCTTTTGGCGCCGGGGGAttaaaagaagttaaaaaaatg aaAGCATGTTTCACATGTTCCCAACCTACTTTAGAAGGATCAGAAAAGCCAAATCTCT CTCTCAGAATTGTAGTTCATGCTTTCcgccaagaagaagattcagatCATATTCACACGctgaaaagaaggaaagaaaggTCGGATCAG AAGAGAAGTTTCTGTATCCCAAACATCACTGAAACTCCTAAGAGTAGCCGAGGCATACAGTTTCCTTTCTCCATTGGAGATCATATTATCATAGAG GGAAACAAAAGGACGCCTCCAAGGTTTGTCGGACGCATAGCTGTTATAATGACACAATGCTTAAATGGATGGTTAAGTCTCGTTGCCTCATTTCATCCATAG